A region of Marnyiella aurantia DNA encodes the following proteins:
- a CDS encoding GEVED domain-containing protein, protein MKRIYLLAALGLTMAQFSAQTYCLPEFASGCSGGDMIDSFTVPAAGFAHTDTGCSAGSYEDFSSTLTLTLQPSLPYDFTVTHDYSGQYVSIWADFNNDGTFDPTTELIGSGSSGSGMQTASTITVPAGTPVGTYRMRVADRWNSAPIPCNVSGYGEAHDYTLAVTAPPSCIVPGNFAASNILPTSAVLTWTAPTTPPANGYTVYYSTVNAAPTATTVLDATNSLSTPNLTATLNGLNPTTTYYAWIRTNCTTTDQSIWVASTGSFTTLCATFTPNYSNDFSTFPGACWSQATGGAPATGPGTGTSTYWYDDGFLNNGNTGAAKFNIYSTDRTGWLISPVFDLSAGGYRVKFDYGVTEYADITPSALGSDDLVQFLISTDGGVTWTVLQTWDATNSPSNTTNTYTYNLTTYTGNSTRFALYVTSGTTNDAEDLDFFTDNFAVEAIPTCDSTTNILVDAATVTATGGSITFTPSVSTPAGGYQVYFSTVNSAPTGATVLTPANSVTTASSPAIITGLSAATTYYVWVRSVCSANDMSVWTGGVQLTTACATITPAYTNDFSAFPGVCWEQASGGTPATGPTGTSANWYNDGFLNSGPSGAAGINLYSDFTTGWLMSPTFDLSAGPYTLTFDYGLVEWADTTSGVLGSDDQVQVLMSTNGGSTWTVLHTWDASSAISNTSTTYAYVVNGGTNQTKFAIYATEGSTNDAEDVEFFVDNFGLAAGALGVGEITADSKEVKVYPNPFTDVVNITEAKDLKSVTVIDMSGRLVKTIANPGRQINLSELKAGLYILKLDYKDGTSKSVKAIKK, encoded by the coding sequence ATGAAGAGAATTTATCTATTGGCGGCACTGGGCTTAACCATGGCGCAGTTTTCAGCACAAACTTATTGTCTCCCGGAGTTTGCAAGTGGCTGCAGTGGGGGAGATATGATAGACAGCTTTACGGTCCCGGCGGCAGGATTCGCCCATACTGATACGGGTTGTTCAGCGGGATCCTACGAAGATTTTAGCAGTACCCTCACTTTAACCCTACAGCCTTCTCTGCCGTACGATTTTACAGTTACCCACGACTATAGCGGTCAATATGTGAGCATTTGGGCCGATTTTAATAATGACGGAACCTTTGATCCCACAACGGAATTAATAGGTTCAGGTTCAAGTGGATCAGGAATGCAGACAGCTTCCACGATTACTGTACCGGCAGGCACTCCTGTAGGCACTTACAGAATGCGTGTAGCTGATCGTTGGAATAGTGCACCCATTCCCTGTAACGTATCAGGATATGGAGAGGCACATGACTACACGCTGGCCGTTACCGCCCCGCCCAGCTGCATAGTCCCAGGGAATTTTGCAGCATCAAATATTTTACCTACTTCAGCAGTGCTGACGTGGACTGCACCAACCACTCCTCCTGCTAATGGCTATACGGTGTACTACAGCACTGTAAATGCGGCGCCTACCGCTACTACGGTTTTGGATGCCACCAATTCCTTGAGCACCCCTAACCTGACCGCAACTTTAAATGGCCTTAATCCAACTACTACCTATTATGCATGGATCCGGACAAATTGTACAACCACGGATCAGAGTATCTGGGTTGCTTCAACAGGTTCCTTTACTACGCTTTGTGCAACATTTACTCCAAACTACAGCAATGATTTTAGCACTTTTCCAGGTGCGTGCTGGTCTCAGGCCACCGGTGGTGCACCTGCTACAGGACCAGGAACCGGAACAAGCACTTATTGGTATGATGATGGATTCCTTAACAATGGAAATACCGGTGCAGCAAAGTTCAATATTTATTCCACTGACAGAACAGGATGGCTGATATCCCCGGTATTTGATTTGTCAGCAGGTGGTTACCGTGTTAAATTTGACTATGGCGTTACCGAATATGCCGATATTACACCAAGTGCGCTGGGTTCTGATGATTTGGTTCAATTCCTAATTTCCACTGATGGCGGTGTAACCTGGACTGTTCTTCAGACCTGGGATGCCACCAATTCCCCATCCAACACTACGAACACTTATACCTATAATCTGACCACCTATACTGGTAACAGTACTCGGTTCGCATTATATGTAACTTCGGGTACCACAAATGATGCCGAGGATCTGGATTTCTTCACAGATAATTTTGCGGTGGAGGCCATCCCAACCTGTGACAGTACTACAAATATACTGGTAGATGCTGCTACGGTTACCGCTACCGGTGGATCCATCACATTTACTCCTTCTGTCAGTACGCCAGCCGGCGGTTATCAGGTGTATTTCAGTACTGTAAATAGTGCACCTACCGGTGCAACCGTATTAACCCCTGCAAATTCCGTCACTACGGCTTCGTCACCGGCTATTATTACCGGCCTGTCCGCTGCGACCACGTATTATGTTTGGGTTCGCTCTGTATGTTCAGCCAATGATATGAGCGTCTGGACAGGAGGTGTTCAACTAACAACTGCCTGTGCGACCATTACCCCAGCATACACCAATGATTTCAGCGCATTCCCGGGCGTCTGCTGGGAGCAGGCTTCAGGAGGCACTCCAGCAACAGGACCTACAGGTACAAGTGCGAACTGGTATAATGACGGCTTCCTGAACTCGGGCCCAAGTGGTGCGGCAGGAATTAATCTTTATTCGGATTTCACGACAGGCTGGTTAATGTCCCCTACATTCGATCTTTCTGCAGGACCTTATACCTTAACATTTGATTATGGACTTGTTGAATGGGCCGATACCACATCCGGAGTACTGGGCAGTGACGACCAGGTTCAGGTCCTGATGTCTACCAATGGTGGATCCACCTGGACAGTACTGCATACCTGGGATGCTTCCTCTGCGATCAGTAACACCTCCACAACGTATGCTTATGTGGTAAACGGAGGTACAAACCAAACCAAATTTGCTATTTATGCAACCGAAGGAAGCACCAATGACGCCGAAGATGTGGAATTCTTTGTTGATAACTTCGGACTTGCAGCAGGCGCTTTAGGAGTTGGGGAGATTACTGCAGATAGTAAAGAGGTAAAAGTATATCCAAACCCATTCACCGACGTTGTGAACATCACGGAGGCGAAAGACCTGAAATCAGTGACCGTAATTGATATGTCCGGAAGGTTGGTGAAAACAATTGCCAATCCTGGAAGACAGATTAACTTAAGTGAACTGAAAGCCGGACTTTATATTCTGAAACTGGATTATAAAGACGGAACGTCCAAATCTGTGAAAGCAATTAAGAAGTAA